From the genome of Miscanthus floridulus cultivar M001 chromosome 10, ASM1932011v1, whole genome shotgun sequence, one region includes:
- the LOC136487700 gene encoding uncharacterized protein has protein sequence MENLLPEDVLTNIIHRLAPRYLAISRCVCKTWCTIIDAHNLLRVDLLPRSVCGIFINFNELSMSEFFSRPSKGPTVSGNFDYLPLSSRIIGHCNGLLLFRKYVVNPATRQSAPLPPCPSPDMVVEHFFHREYLVFDPTLSPHYEVFMIPEIRRPNVRYNMLNSDDKLDPAIEELEWPPSPCILHVFSSRTKVWEERSFVREGEAAGNVADMRLDHPYVPDTSVYWRGVLYVYCQNKFVMRISLSNGKYQVIKPPLDCEGMAYTNLYLGKSVKGVYCAVLHLASHFLIYILDESSGKMEWVSKDSCSIEACQIIDGPGPWTLQDINNQEQGFEYEDGNNEAVVEDRFEWDSDNDNVIETNSRGKYNSGGYINFLVDTKRRSRYNSGGYIDFLGFHPYKEVIFLSDTLRRGLAYHLNSSKIQDLGNLRPTNYGTEVGIQPFIQESFPYTPWMGWFPEDN, from the exons ATGGAAAACCTGCTACCTGAAGATGTACTCACCAACATCATCCACCGTCTTGCACCACGCTACCTTGCCATATCCCGCTGCGTCTGCAAGACCTGGTGTACCATCATTGATGCCCACAACCTGCTGCGTGTGGACCTCCTCCCACGGTCGGTGTGTGGAATCTTCATTAACTTTAATGAGTTAAGCATGTCAGAATTCTTCTCCCGCCCCTCAAAAGGCCCAACGGTATCTGGCAACTTTGACTATTTGCCTCTCAGCTCCCGCATCATAGGCCACTGCAATGGGCTTCTCTTGTTTCGCAAGTATGTGGTTAACCCAGCCACACGACAGTCGGCGCCACTGCCCCCATGCCCAAGCCCAGATATGGTCGTAGAGCACTTTTTCCACAGGGAGTACCTTGTCTTCGACCCCACATTGTCACCGCATTATGAGGTATTCATGATCCCTGAGATCCGACGACCCAATGTGAGGTATAACATGTTGAATTCAGATGACAAGTTAGACCCTGCAATAGAGGAATTAGAATGGCCACCATCGCCTTGCATCCTACATGTGTTCTCATCAAGGACAAAGGTGTGGGAGGAGAGGTCGTTTGTTCGAGAAGGGGAGGCTGCAGGGAATGTTGCTGACATGCGGTTGGATCACCCATATGTTCCAGACACTTCTGTCTATTGGCGGGGAGTACTTTATGTATATTGCCAAAACAAGTTTGTTATGAG AATATCATTATCCAATGGGAAATATCAAGTAATCAAGCCACCTTTAGATTGTGAGGGGATGGCATACACAAATCTTTATTTGGGAAAATCAGTGAAAGGGGTGTACTGTGCTGTGCTTCACTTGGCATCCCATTTTTTGATCTATATTCTTGATGAATCGAGTGGCAAAATGGAGTGGGTATCCAAGGATTCGTGTAGTATTGAGGCATGTCAAATAATTGACGGGCCTGGACCCTGGACTTTACAAGATATTAACAATCAGGAGCAGGGATTTGAGTATGAAGATGGTAACAATGAGGCAGTGGTAGAGGACAGGTTTGAATGGGACTCAGACAATGACAATGTTATTGAGACCAACAGCAGGGGCAAGTATAACTCTGGTGGTTATATTAATTTTCTTGTTGACACCAAAAGGAGGAGCAGATATAACTCTGGTGGTTATATTGATTTTCTTGGATTTCACCCTTACAAGGAGGTTATCTTCTTGAGTGATACGTTGAGAAGAGGATTGGCCTACCACTTAAATAGCTCAAAGATTCAAGACTTGGGCAACCTCCGTCCAACAAATTATGGAACAGAGGTGGGCATTCAGCCATTTATACAAGAGTCTTTTCCATACACACCTTGGATGGGATGGTTTCCAGAAGACAATTAA